The Apium graveolens cultivar Ventura unplaced genomic scaffold, ASM990537v1 ctg4317, whole genome shotgun sequence genome has a window encoding:
- the LOC141701741 gene encoding putative calcium-binding protein CML46, with protein MFFYYDLDNNKIIIDGVAYDGPEGEEDMAIALRQLYDDIYSSIVRPALEFFFVTQKCSAQSPNVKKPLIASAQSNGDDQDYRNTKWMLREEVEMVMKRLGLSCNPSCEKKDKFSYNEIANMFNVDEPSLGEVQQAFVLFDENHDGFIDEAELDSVLKRLGLREFSRTECQRMISIYDRNGDGLIDFLEFCKLVEDSFC; from the exons ATGTTTTTCTACTATGATTTGGACAATAACAAGATAATTATCGATGGTGTGGCTTACGACGGGCCCGAAGGAGAAGAAGACATGGCAATTGCTCTCCGCC AACTATATGATGATATCTATTCATCTATAGTTCGTCCAGCACTAGAGTTCTTCTTTGTCACACAAAAATGTTCTGCACAGAGCCCGAATGTGAAAAAACCTTTAATCGCGAGTGCTCAATCTAATGGCGACGATCAAGATTACAGAAACACAAAATGGATGTTGAGAGAAGAAGTGGAGATGGTAATGAAAAGATTAGGACTGTCTTGCAATCCAAGTTGTGAGAAGAAAGACAAATTTAGTTATAATGAAATTGCAAATATGTTCAATGTAGATGAGCCAAGCCTAGGGGAAGTCCAGCAAGCTTTTGTTCTGTTTGATGAGAATCATGATGGTTTTATAGACGAGGCGGAGTTAGATAGCGTCCTCAAGAGGTTGGGTTTGAGAGAATTTTCCAGGACGGAATGTCAGAGGATGATTTCAATTTATGATCGGAATGGAGATGGACTAATTGATTTCTTGGAGTTCTGCAAGCTTGTTGAGGACAGCTTTTGTTAA
- the LOC141701740 gene encoding protein FAR1-RELATED SEQUENCE 5-like: MSYVIFGAECLIRVMRSADYFCYENYKKIVLVISFNRVDVDDENRVRGLVWVDPRSMNAYKNFGDVVTFDSTYQTNRYCMPFIPITGVNHHYQNILFGFALVRDETEASYKWVLRTWLEAVNNKPSRTIITDQDIALGNAIAEVMPMPQTKHTYCTWHISSKFPEKLSYLYINYPGFKTEFNACVYKSLTPTEFEGRWEQLVEKYDLEDHAWLNDMYAIRTQWIGAYTKQHFSAGMTTTSRSESINSFFDEYVQSSTGLKKFIENSQKALEIQYLKKVKADYDSEQLERRLVLHSSLEMHASEIYTKEMFKRFQKELMKRSLYVETVFG, encoded by the coding sequence ATGTCATACGTGATATTCGGCGCCGAGTGTTTGATTCGGGTGATGCGGAGTGCGGATTACTTTTGCTACGAGAACTACAAGAAAATAGTTTTGGTAATTTCTTTTAATCGGGTGGATGTAGATGATGAGAATCGTGTACGGGGTTTGGTGTGGGTTGATCCTCGGTCCATGAACGCGTACAAGAATTTTGGTGATGTGGTTACATTCGATTCAACTTACCAGACGAATAGGTATTGTATGCCTTTCATACCTATTACGGGCGTaaaccaccattatcaaaatatACTATTTGGATTTGCACTTGTAAGGGATGAGACGGAGGCATCGTATAAGTGGGTTTTGAGGACATGGTTGGAAGCCGTCAACAATAAACCGTCTCGAACAATTATTACTGATCAAGACATTGCATTGGGAAATGCCATTGCCGAGGTCATGCCTATGCCACAAACAAAGCATACATATTGTACATGGCATATAAGTAGTAAGTTTCCCGAGAAGTTGTCTTATTTGTACATAAATTATCCGGGGTTCAAGACAGAGTTTAATGCATGTGTGTACAAGTCGTTGACACCTACAGAATTTGAAGGTAGATGGGAGCAATTAGTCGAAAAGTACGATCTTGAGGATCATGCTTGGTTAAATGACATGTATGCTATTAGAACTCAATGGATTGGTGCTTACACGAAGCAACATTTTTCCGCCGGTATGACTACAACTTCAAGAAGCGAGTCTATAAATTCTTTTTTTGATGAATATGTGCAATCATCTACCGGTTTGAAGAAATTCATTGAGAACTCCCAAAAGGCTTTGGAGATACAATATCTGAAGAAGGTTAAAGCCGATTATGACAGCGAACAATTGGAAAGGAGATTAGTTTTGCACTCATCCTTGGAAATGCATGCATCCGAAATCTACACGAAAGAAATGTTCAAACGTTTTCAAAAGGAGCTTATGAAAAGGAGCTTATATGTCGAAACTGTATTTGGTTGA